The following proteins are co-located in the Castor canadensis chromosome 5, mCasCan1.hap1v2, whole genome shotgun sequence genome:
- the Chrna4 gene encoding neuronal acetylcholine receptor subunit alpha-4 isoform X1 — translation MELRGPGAPPPPSLPLLLLLLGTGLLPACSIVETRAHAEERLLKRLFSGYNKWSRPVANISDVVLVRFGLSIAQLIDVEGSRALVSVPKIPQAATLGQEVSRNEDEKNQMMTTNVWVKQEWHDYKLRWDPRDYENVTSIRIPSELIWRPDIVLYNNADGDFAVTHLTKAHLFHDGRVQWTPPAIYKSSCSIDVTFFPFDQQNCTMKFGSWTYDKAKIDLVSMHRRVDQLDFWESGEWVIVDAVGTYNTRKYECCAEVYPDITYAFIIRRLPLFYTINLIIPCLLISCLTVLVFYLPSECGEKITLCISVLLSLTVFLLLITEIIPSTSLVIPLIGEYLLFTMIFVTLSIIITVFVLNVHHRSPRTHTMPAWVHRVFLDIVPRLLFMKRPSVVKDNCRRLIESMHKMVNAPHFWPEPEGEPNVLSDAHSRGLSPTPSFCVPLDTPVESQPPCKSPSDQVPAVQTPEAKKASPCHSPGPCDPPNSTEALGLAKARSLSVQHMSSPCKAAEGGVRCRSRSIQYSVPRDSPASLADSHPAGSPASLKASLAKVPPPDQPSPCKCTCKEPSPVSPVTTVLKARGTKAPPRHLPLSPALTRAVEGVQYIADHLKAEDTDFSVKEDWKYMAMVIDRIFLWVFVIVCLLGTVGLFLPPWLAGMI, via the exons ATGGAGCTCCGGGGCCCCggggcgccgccgccgccgtcgctGCCGCTGCTCCTGCTGCTCCTGGGGACCGGCCTTCTGCCCG CTTGCAGCATTGTGGAGACCCGGGCCCATGCAGAGGAGCGGCTCCTGAAGCGACTGTTTTCTGGTTACAACAAATGGTCCCGGCCAGTGGCCAACATCTCTGACGTGGTCCTCGTCCGCTTTGGCCTATCCATTGCCCAGCTCATTGATGTG GAAGGTTCCAGGGCCCTTGTCTCTGTTCCTAAGATACCACAGGCTGCCACCCTGGGCCAGGAAGTCTCCAGGAATGAG GATGAAAAGAACCAGATGATGACAACGAATGTATGGGTGAAGCAG GAGTGGCATGACTATAAGCTGCGCTGGGACCCCAGAGACTACGAGAATGTCACCTCCATCCGCATCCCCTCCGAGCTCATCTGGAGGCCAGACATTGTCCTCTATAACAA TGCGGATGGAGACTTCGCAGTCACCCACTTGACCAAGGCCCACCTCTTCCATGACGGGCGGGTGCAGTGGACCCCCCCAGCCATCTATAAGAGCTCCTGCAGCATCGATGTCACCTTCTTCCCCTTCGACCAGCAGAACTGCACCATGAAGTTTGGATCCTGGACGTACGACAAGGCCAAGATTGACCTGGTGAGTATGCACAGGCGTGTGGACCAGCTGGATTTCTGGGAGAGCGGGGAGTGGGTCATCGTGGACGCCGTGGGCACCTACAACACCAGGAAGTATGAATGCTGTGCTGAGGTGTATCCCGACATCACCTATGCCTTCATTATCCGTCGGCTACCGCTCTTCTACACCATCAACCTCATCATCCCGTGCCTGCTCATCTCCTGCCTCACCGTGCTGGTCTTCTACCTGCCCTCCGAGTGTGGCGAGAAGATCACGCTGTGCATCTCGGTGCTGCTCTCGCTCACCGTCTTCCTGCTGCTCATCACCGAGATCATCCCGTCCACGTCACTGGTCATCCCGCTCATCGGCGAGTACCTGCTCTTCACCATGATCTTCGTCACGCTCTCCATCATCATCACCGTCTTCGTGCTCAACGTGCACCACCGCTCGCCGCGCACGCACACCATGCCCGCCTGGGTGCACAGGGTCTTCCTGGACATCGTGCCACGCCTGCTGTTCATGAAGCGGCCATCTGTGGTCAAGGACAACTGCCGGCGGCTCATCGAGTCCATGCACAAGATGGTCAACGCCCCACACTTCTGGCCTGAGCCAGAGGGGGAGCCCAACGTCCTGAGTGATGCCCACAGCCGAGGCCTGTCACCCACCCCATCCTTCTGTGTCCCCCTGGACACACCGGTTGAGTCCCAGCCTCCCTGCAAGTCACCCTCTGATCAGGTCCCTGCTGTGCAGACCCCAGAGGCCAAGAAGGCCAGCCCGTGCCACTCGCCTGGTCCCTGCGACCCACCCAACAGCACTGAAGCCCTGGGGCTCGCCAAAGCTAGGTCTCTGAGTGTCCAGCACATGTCCAGCCCCTGTAAAGCAGCTGAGGGTGGTGTCCGGTGCCGGTCTCGGAGTATCCAGTACTCTGTTCCCCGAGATAGCCCTGCCTCCCTGGCTGACAGCCACCCAGCTGGCTCCCCCGCTTCCCTGAAAGCCAGTTTGGCCAAGGTCCCACCCCCAGACCAGCCCTCTCCATGCAAATGCACGTGCAAGGAGCCATCCCCCGTGTCCCCAGTCACCACTGTGCTCAAGGCCCGAGGTACCAAAGCACCGCCCCGGCACCTGCCCCTGTCACCGGCCTTGACGCGGGCAGTCGAGGGTGTCCAGTACATTGCAGACCACCTGAAGGCAGAAGACACCGATTTCTCG GTGAAGGAGGACTGGAAGTACATGGCCATGGTCATCGACCGTATTTTCCTCTGGGTCTTCGTCATTGTCTGCCTGCTGGGCACCGTGGGCCTCTTCCTGCCACCCTGGCTGG
- the Chrna4 gene encoding neuronal acetylcholine receptor subunit alpha-4 isoform X2 has product MELRGPGAPPPPSLPLLLLLLGTGLLPACSIVETRAHAEERLLKRLFSGYNKWSRPVANISDVVLVRFGLSIAQLIDVDEKNQMMTTNVWVKQEWHDYKLRWDPRDYENVTSIRIPSELIWRPDIVLYNNADGDFAVTHLTKAHLFHDGRVQWTPPAIYKSSCSIDVTFFPFDQQNCTMKFGSWTYDKAKIDLVSMHRRVDQLDFWESGEWVIVDAVGTYNTRKYECCAEVYPDITYAFIIRRLPLFYTINLIIPCLLISCLTVLVFYLPSECGEKITLCISVLLSLTVFLLLITEIIPSTSLVIPLIGEYLLFTMIFVTLSIIITVFVLNVHHRSPRTHTMPAWVHRVFLDIVPRLLFMKRPSVVKDNCRRLIESMHKMVNAPHFWPEPEGEPNVLSDAHSRGLSPTPSFCVPLDTPVESQPPCKSPSDQVPAVQTPEAKKASPCHSPGPCDPPNSTEALGLAKARSLSVQHMSSPCKAAEGGVRCRSRSIQYSVPRDSPASLADSHPAGSPASLKASLAKVPPPDQPSPCKCTCKEPSPVSPVTTVLKARGTKAPPRHLPLSPALTRAVEGVQYIADHLKAEDTDFSVKEDWKYMAMVIDRIFLWVFVIVCLLGTVGLFLPPWLAGMI; this is encoded by the exons ATGGAGCTCCGGGGCCCCggggcgccgccgccgccgtcgctGCCGCTGCTCCTGCTGCTCCTGGGGACCGGCCTTCTGCCCG CTTGCAGCATTGTGGAGACCCGGGCCCATGCAGAGGAGCGGCTCCTGAAGCGACTGTTTTCTGGTTACAACAAATGGTCCCGGCCAGTGGCCAACATCTCTGACGTGGTCCTCGTCCGCTTTGGCCTATCCATTGCCCAGCTCATTGATGTG GATGAAAAGAACCAGATGATGACAACGAATGTATGGGTGAAGCAG GAGTGGCATGACTATAAGCTGCGCTGGGACCCCAGAGACTACGAGAATGTCACCTCCATCCGCATCCCCTCCGAGCTCATCTGGAGGCCAGACATTGTCCTCTATAACAA TGCGGATGGAGACTTCGCAGTCACCCACTTGACCAAGGCCCACCTCTTCCATGACGGGCGGGTGCAGTGGACCCCCCCAGCCATCTATAAGAGCTCCTGCAGCATCGATGTCACCTTCTTCCCCTTCGACCAGCAGAACTGCACCATGAAGTTTGGATCCTGGACGTACGACAAGGCCAAGATTGACCTGGTGAGTATGCACAGGCGTGTGGACCAGCTGGATTTCTGGGAGAGCGGGGAGTGGGTCATCGTGGACGCCGTGGGCACCTACAACACCAGGAAGTATGAATGCTGTGCTGAGGTGTATCCCGACATCACCTATGCCTTCATTATCCGTCGGCTACCGCTCTTCTACACCATCAACCTCATCATCCCGTGCCTGCTCATCTCCTGCCTCACCGTGCTGGTCTTCTACCTGCCCTCCGAGTGTGGCGAGAAGATCACGCTGTGCATCTCGGTGCTGCTCTCGCTCACCGTCTTCCTGCTGCTCATCACCGAGATCATCCCGTCCACGTCACTGGTCATCCCGCTCATCGGCGAGTACCTGCTCTTCACCATGATCTTCGTCACGCTCTCCATCATCATCACCGTCTTCGTGCTCAACGTGCACCACCGCTCGCCGCGCACGCACACCATGCCCGCCTGGGTGCACAGGGTCTTCCTGGACATCGTGCCACGCCTGCTGTTCATGAAGCGGCCATCTGTGGTCAAGGACAACTGCCGGCGGCTCATCGAGTCCATGCACAAGATGGTCAACGCCCCACACTTCTGGCCTGAGCCAGAGGGGGAGCCCAACGTCCTGAGTGATGCCCACAGCCGAGGCCTGTCACCCACCCCATCCTTCTGTGTCCCCCTGGACACACCGGTTGAGTCCCAGCCTCCCTGCAAGTCACCCTCTGATCAGGTCCCTGCTGTGCAGACCCCAGAGGCCAAGAAGGCCAGCCCGTGCCACTCGCCTGGTCCCTGCGACCCACCCAACAGCACTGAAGCCCTGGGGCTCGCCAAAGCTAGGTCTCTGAGTGTCCAGCACATGTCCAGCCCCTGTAAAGCAGCTGAGGGTGGTGTCCGGTGCCGGTCTCGGAGTATCCAGTACTCTGTTCCCCGAGATAGCCCTGCCTCCCTGGCTGACAGCCACCCAGCTGGCTCCCCCGCTTCCCTGAAAGCCAGTTTGGCCAAGGTCCCACCCCCAGACCAGCCCTCTCCATGCAAATGCACGTGCAAGGAGCCATCCCCCGTGTCCCCAGTCACCACTGTGCTCAAGGCCCGAGGTACCAAAGCACCGCCCCGGCACCTGCCCCTGTCACCGGCCTTGACGCGGGCAGTCGAGGGTGTCCAGTACATTGCAGACCACCTGAAGGCAGAAGACACCGATTTCTCG GTGAAGGAGGACTGGAAGTACATGGCCATGGTCATCGACCGTATTTTCCTCTGGGTCTTCGTCATTGTCTGCCTGCTGGGCACCGTGGGCCTCTTCCTGCCACCCTGGCTGG
- the Chrna4 gene encoding neuronal acetylcholine receptor subunit alpha-4 isoform X3, giving the protein MMTTNVWVKQEWHDYKLRWDPRDYENVTSIRIPSELIWRPDIVLYNNADGDFAVTHLTKAHLFHDGRVQWTPPAIYKSSCSIDVTFFPFDQQNCTMKFGSWTYDKAKIDLVSMHRRVDQLDFWESGEWVIVDAVGTYNTRKYECCAEVYPDITYAFIIRRLPLFYTINLIIPCLLISCLTVLVFYLPSECGEKITLCISVLLSLTVFLLLITEIIPSTSLVIPLIGEYLLFTMIFVTLSIIITVFVLNVHHRSPRTHTMPAWVHRVFLDIVPRLLFMKRPSVVKDNCRRLIESMHKMVNAPHFWPEPEGEPNVLSDAHSRGLSPTPSFCVPLDTPVESQPPCKSPSDQVPAVQTPEAKKASPCHSPGPCDPPNSTEALGLAKARSLSVQHMSSPCKAAEGGVRCRSRSIQYSVPRDSPASLADSHPAGSPASLKASLAKVPPPDQPSPCKCTCKEPSPVSPVTTVLKARGTKAPPRHLPLSPALTRAVEGVQYIADHLKAEDTDFSVKEDWKYMAMVIDRIFLWVFVIVCLLGTVGLFLPPWLAGMI; this is encoded by the exons ATGATGACAACGAATGTATGGGTGAAGCAG GAGTGGCATGACTATAAGCTGCGCTGGGACCCCAGAGACTACGAGAATGTCACCTCCATCCGCATCCCCTCCGAGCTCATCTGGAGGCCAGACATTGTCCTCTATAACAA TGCGGATGGAGACTTCGCAGTCACCCACTTGACCAAGGCCCACCTCTTCCATGACGGGCGGGTGCAGTGGACCCCCCCAGCCATCTATAAGAGCTCCTGCAGCATCGATGTCACCTTCTTCCCCTTCGACCAGCAGAACTGCACCATGAAGTTTGGATCCTGGACGTACGACAAGGCCAAGATTGACCTGGTGAGTATGCACAGGCGTGTGGACCAGCTGGATTTCTGGGAGAGCGGGGAGTGGGTCATCGTGGACGCCGTGGGCACCTACAACACCAGGAAGTATGAATGCTGTGCTGAGGTGTATCCCGACATCACCTATGCCTTCATTATCCGTCGGCTACCGCTCTTCTACACCATCAACCTCATCATCCCGTGCCTGCTCATCTCCTGCCTCACCGTGCTGGTCTTCTACCTGCCCTCCGAGTGTGGCGAGAAGATCACGCTGTGCATCTCGGTGCTGCTCTCGCTCACCGTCTTCCTGCTGCTCATCACCGAGATCATCCCGTCCACGTCACTGGTCATCCCGCTCATCGGCGAGTACCTGCTCTTCACCATGATCTTCGTCACGCTCTCCATCATCATCACCGTCTTCGTGCTCAACGTGCACCACCGCTCGCCGCGCACGCACACCATGCCCGCCTGGGTGCACAGGGTCTTCCTGGACATCGTGCCACGCCTGCTGTTCATGAAGCGGCCATCTGTGGTCAAGGACAACTGCCGGCGGCTCATCGAGTCCATGCACAAGATGGTCAACGCCCCACACTTCTGGCCTGAGCCAGAGGGGGAGCCCAACGTCCTGAGTGATGCCCACAGCCGAGGCCTGTCACCCACCCCATCCTTCTGTGTCCCCCTGGACACACCGGTTGAGTCCCAGCCTCCCTGCAAGTCACCCTCTGATCAGGTCCCTGCTGTGCAGACCCCAGAGGCCAAGAAGGCCAGCCCGTGCCACTCGCCTGGTCCCTGCGACCCACCCAACAGCACTGAAGCCCTGGGGCTCGCCAAAGCTAGGTCTCTGAGTGTCCAGCACATGTCCAGCCCCTGTAAAGCAGCTGAGGGTGGTGTCCGGTGCCGGTCTCGGAGTATCCAGTACTCTGTTCCCCGAGATAGCCCTGCCTCCCTGGCTGACAGCCACCCAGCTGGCTCCCCCGCTTCCCTGAAAGCCAGTTTGGCCAAGGTCCCACCCCCAGACCAGCCCTCTCCATGCAAATGCACGTGCAAGGAGCCATCCCCCGTGTCCCCAGTCACCACTGTGCTCAAGGCCCGAGGTACCAAAGCACCGCCCCGGCACCTGCCCCTGTCACCGGCCTTGACGCGGGCAGTCGAGGGTGTCCAGTACATTGCAGACCACCTGAAGGCAGAAGACACCGATTTCTCG GTGAAGGAGGACTGGAAGTACATGGCCATGGTCATCGACCGTATTTTCCTCTGGGTCTTCGTCATTGTCTGCCTGCTGGGCACCGTGGGCCTCTTCCTGCCACCCTGGCTGG